A window from Plectropomus leopardus isolate mb chromosome 21, YSFRI_Pleo_2.0, whole genome shotgun sequence encodes these proteins:
- the mtmr6 gene encoding myotubularin-related protein 6, whose translation MEHIRTPKVEQVRLLDRFSNKSTNGTLYLTATHLIFVESSSNNSASAAQEIWILHHHIASVEKLSLTTTGCPLVIQCRNFRVVHFVVQRERDCHDIYSSLLRLLRPVSYEELYAFSYNPKQNDQQREEGWQIIDLGAEFERMGVPCDQWQLTDVNRDYKVCETYPRDLYVPITASKPIIVGSSKFRSKGRFPVLTYFYQEKKAAVCRCSQPLSGFSARCLEDESMLQAISKANHNSRFVYVMDTRPKLNALANRAAGKGYENEDNYSNIRFQFVGIENIHVMRASLQKLLEVIGTRSLSMSDYLVGLESSSWLRHIKAIVDAAIFLTKAVTVEGASVLVHCSDGWDRTAQVCSLGALLMDPYYRTIKGFMVLIEKDWISFGHKFADRCDQLDGDPKEVSPIFTQFLECVWQLTEQFPQAFEFSEWFLLQIHEHVHSCQYGNFLGNNQRQREDLQLRERTHSLWAFLMSEKQNYLNPFYSPAYSEAHPVLEPSTLPYHFKFWRNMYHQFDRSMHPRQSILKTILTLTENSRKAESTLQALENRLHQLGVTPVVTSDPPAPPPTRDQINSNTLPPRPASLILGAPINHKEVQQQEEEDEQEEVGEEATESTDMERTVEGSSGSESRKQSYGELEGTYNTELAKEEPAVVSLEFGVARMTC comes from the exons gtgGAGCAGGTGCGACTGTTGGATCGCTTCAGCAACAAATCCACAAATGGCACTTTGTACCTCACAGCTACACATCTCATCTTTGTGGAGAGCAGCTCCAACAATTCTGCATCAGCTGCACAAGAGATCTGG ATTCTGCATCACCACATAGCATCTGTGGAGAAGCTCTCCCTGACCACCACCGGCTGTCCTCTGGTCATCCAGTGTCGCAACTTCAGGGTGGTTCATTTTGTggtacagagagaaagagattgcCACGACATTTACAGCTCGCTGCTTCGTCTTCTACGGCCAG TATCCTATGAGGAGCTGTATGCATTCTCCTACAACCCTAAACAGAACGAccaacagagagaggagggatggCAAATCATTGACCTCGGGGCGGAGTTTGAGAGGATGGGCGTCCCCTGCGACCAATGGCAGCTTACAGACGTCAACAGAGACTATAAG GTGTGTGAGACATATCCACGGGACCTGTATGTTCCCATCACAGCCAGTAAGCCTATCATTGTGGGGAGTTCCAAGTTCCGAAGCAAAGGACGCTTTCCTGTACTTACATACTTCTACCAAGAAAAGAAG GCGGCAGTGTGTCGATGCAGTCAGCCTCTCTCTGGGTTCAGCGCGCGATGCTTAGAGGATGAGAGCATGCTGCAGGCTATCAGCAAGGCTAATCACAACAGCCGCTTTGTCTACGTCATGGATACTAGGCCAAAG TTAAATGCGCTGGCAAATCGAGCTGCAGGTAAAGGATATGAGAACGAAGACAACTACTCCAATATCCGCTTCCAGTTTGTTGGCATTGAAAACATCCATGTAATGAGGGCCAGCCTGCAGAAATTGCTAGAAG TGATTGGGACTCGGTCTCTTTCCATGAGTGACTACCTGGTTGGCCTGGAGAGTAGCAGCTGGCTGCGGCATATCAAGGCTATTGTAGACGCAGCTATCTTTCTTACAAAG GCGGTGACAGTGGAGGGAGCCAGTGTGTTGGTTCATTGTTCAGATGGATGGGACAGAACAGCCCAGGTCTGCTCACTGGGGGCGCTGCTTATGGACCCTTATTACCGCACCATCAAGGGCTTCATG GTACTGATAGAGAAAGACTGGATCTCCTTTGGCCACAAATTTGCAGACAG GTGTGACCAGTTGGATGGGGATCCAAAGGAAGTGTCCCCCATCTTCACTCAGTTCCTGGAATGTGTGTGGCAGCTGACAGAGCAGTTCCCACag GCATTCGAGTTCAGCGAGTGGTTCCTGCTGCAGATTCATGAACACGTCCACTCCTGTCAATATGGGAACTTCCTTGGCAACaaccagagacagagagaggacttACA GCTGAGAGAGCGAACCCACTCACTGTGGGCGTTTCTAATGAGCGAAAAACAGAACTACTTGAATCCGTTCTACAGCCCTGCATACTCTGAAGCGCACCCTGTGCTGGAGCCTTCCACTCTGCCCTACCATTTCAA GTTCTGGAGGAACATGTACCACCAGTTTGATCGGTCTATGCACCCACGTCAGTCTATCCTCAAGACCATTCTGACTCTGACAGAGAACAGTCGCAAGGCAGAGAGCACACTGCAAGCACTGGAGAAT CGGCTTCACCAGCTCGGTGTGACCCCCgttgtgacctctgaccctcctgcacctcctcccaCCAGAGATCAGATCAACTCCAACACCCTGCCGCCACGTCCCGCTTCCCTCATTCTGGGAGCGCCCATCAACCACAAAGAAGTGCagcaacaggaggaggaggatgagcaggaggaggtgggcGAGGAGGCCACAGAGAGCACCGACATGGAGCGGACAGTAGAGGGCAGCAGCGGCAGCGAGAGCAGGAAGCAGAGCTACGGAGAGCTGGAAGGGACATACAACACTGAGTTGGCAAAAGAAGAGCCAGCTGTTGTCAGCCTGGAGTTTGGAGTGGCACGCATGACCTGCTAA